A genome region from Natranaeroarchaeum sulfidigenes includes the following:
- a CDS encoding acyltransferase has protein sequence MTKRHVELPADAESGLDAFITEVDDRLASEEDTCAVVEDTLVDLHGDREAYERWQNGGDVSPAERVRLQGYDPCNSTLESEYYAEKDEAQFQRSKHLQWLWRQFDATPMADNVEFALRFRRMLADHLFADCGEDCRFFKGISVTYGHNIEIGDNVVIHDDVHLDDRGKLTIGDRVSISDGVHLYSHDHDIVDQTEVRNYHTIVDDDARVTYDAMVRAGCRVGKNAIVGARGVVQTDIPDHHIAVGMPAKSVKIKPGFEDEAMPVDGDDVNVNRQADRELEYELPDDLDQFDEFQRDLGPDRRRDR, from the coding sequence ATGACCAAGCGCCACGTCGAACTCCCCGCGGACGCGGAATCGGGGCTCGACGCCTTTATTACCGAGGTAGACGACCGCCTCGCGTCCGAGGAGGACACCTGCGCAGTCGTGGAGGACACCCTCGTCGATTTACATGGGGATCGGGAGGCCTACGAGCGGTGGCAAAACGGCGGCGATGTCTCGCCCGCCGAGCGCGTCCGCCTGCAGGGGTACGACCCGTGTAACTCGACGCTGGAAAGTGAGTACTATGCCGAGAAGGACGAAGCGCAGTTCCAGCGCTCGAAACACCTCCAGTGGCTCTGGCGGCAGTTCGATGCGACGCCGATGGCCGACAACGTCGAGTTCGCTCTGCGATTTCGCCGGATGCTCGCGGATCACCTCTTTGCAGACTGTGGCGAGGACTGTCGCTTTTTCAAGGGAATCTCGGTCACCTACGGGCACAACATCGAGATCGGCGACAACGTCGTGATTCATGATGACGTGCATCTGGACGACCGCGGTAAACTGACGATCGGGGATCGCGTCTCGATCTCCGACGGCGTCCACCTCTACAGCCACGATCACGACATCGTCGACCAGACTGAGGTACGGAACTACCATACGATCGTCGACGACGACGCACGGGTTACCTACGACGCCATGGTCCGGGCGGGCTGTCGCGTCGGCAAAAACGCCATCGTCGGCGCACGCGGCGTCGTCCAGACCGACATCCCGGACCACCACATCGCGGTGGGGATGCCAGCCAAAAGCGTCAAGATCAAACCGGGATTTGAAGACGAGGCGATGCCGGTCGATGGCGATGACGTTAACGTGAACAGACAGGCCGACCGCGAGCT
- a CDS encoding aldo/keto reductase: MNYRTLGESDVEVSEVGFGAWVVGTDWWGDRDEQQAIDMVRHAVDRGITFFDTGDVYGHGASEEIIGQALADRREEVTIGTKIGYDFYNNPQAGHGELPKEVTPEWIETALDRSLDRLDTDYVDVLQLHNANVEEVDRDVLETLDELQESGRVDAVGWALGPSIGWLAEGEAAIEHEFDALQTVFNLFEQGPGMHFVDEIDRQDADTSIMARVPHSSGLLNEQVTPETELEDGDHRSHRPTAWYETGWEKVEQLRFLERDGERTMAQAAIQWLLYHDSVATVTPTFRTTDDIDAWASASDAPALSDGEYERVQELYAENFGIERDDGMDAYRSSVGGEDIESAGVQPASGD, translated from the coding sequence ATGAACTATAGAACGCTCGGCGAGAGCGACGTCGAAGTGAGCGAGGTCGGCTTTGGCGCGTGGGTCGTCGGCACCGACTGGTGGGGTGACCGAGACGAGCAGCAGGCGATTGATATGGTCCGTCACGCCGTCGACCGAGGGATTACGTTCTTCGATACGGGCGATGTCTACGGTCATGGCGCAAGCGAGGAGATCATCGGACAGGCGCTCGCGGACCGCCGTGAGGAGGTCACCATCGGAACGAAGATCGGCTACGACTTCTACAACAACCCGCAAGCCGGTCACGGTGAGCTCCCCAAAGAGGTCACGCCCGAGTGGATCGAGACTGCGCTCGACCGCTCGCTGGACCGACTCGACACCGACTACGTCGACGTACTCCAGTTGCACAACGCGAACGTCGAGGAGGTCGACCGCGACGTCCTCGAAACGCTCGACGAGCTACAGGAGTCGGGCCGCGTCGACGCCGTCGGCTGGGCGCTCGGCCCCTCGATCGGCTGGCTCGCGGAGGGTGAGGCAGCGATCGAACACGAGTTCGACGCGCTCCAGACCGTCTTTAATCTCTTCGAGCAGGGGCCGGGGATGCACTTCGTCGACGAGATCGACCGACAGGACGCCGACACCTCGATCATGGCTCGCGTCCCCCACTCCTCGGGCTTGCTCAACGAACAGGTGACGCCCGAGACGGAACTCGAAGACGGTGACCACCGTTCGCATCGCCCGACTGCGTGGTACGAGACCGGCTGGGAGAAAGTAGAGCAGCTCCGATTCCTCGAACGCGACGGCGAGCGGACGATGGCCCAGGCAGCCATCCAGTGGCTGCTCTACCACGACTCCGTTGCGACCGTGACGCCAACCTTCCGTACCACGGACGACATCGACGCGTGGGCGAGCGCCAGCGACGCGCCCGCGCTCTCCGACGGGGAGTACGAACGCGTTCAGGAGCTGTACGCCGAGAACTTCGGGATCGAGCGCGACGATGGGATGGACGCGTACCGTTCTTCCGTGGGCGGCGAGGACATCGAATCGGCCGGTGTCCAGCCAGCGTCGGGCGACTGA